From the Oleiharenicola lentus genome, one window contains:
- a CDS encoding Ppx/GppA phosphatase family protein — MSSVVKKPALVAVIDIGSNSIKSLVAARAPDGQLVALKQRTLDARISAGISKDKPVLSEEGMTRGLGAIRELIEEVGQRRPAKIQLVATSAVRDASNGAAFRERVKKATKHDIRILSGDEEANLVGRGLTCDPALAELQNFYVFDLGGGSLECLAFQNRKIQQAVSLQLGCVRLTEKFIKDPAAPVPMETLAEIAAHVTATVKEAGINFNLPESVAIGTGGTVTTVRAILGAREQLRAEETSPAVGTDQLRELLTTLSALSLDQRKRVPGMPSARADVFPAALTTVVALAELGGFAGFIHSFYNLRWGLASEMLDQM, encoded by the coding sequence GTGTCATCCGTAGTTAAAAAGCCCGCCCTCGTCGCCGTCATCGATATCGGCAGCAACTCCATCAAGAGCCTCGTCGCGGCCCGCGCGCCCGACGGCCAGCTCGTGGCGCTAAAGCAGCGCACCCTTGATGCCCGCATCAGCGCCGGCATCAGCAAGGACAAGCCCGTCCTCAGCGAGGAAGGGATGACCCGCGGCCTGGGCGCCATTCGCGAACTGATCGAGGAGGTCGGCCAGCGCCGACCGGCCAAGATCCAGCTCGTCGCCACCAGCGCCGTGCGCGACGCCAGCAACGGCGCCGCCTTCCGCGAGCGCGTGAAGAAGGCTACCAAACACGACATCCGCATCCTCTCCGGCGACGAAGAGGCCAACCTCGTCGGTCGCGGCCTCACCTGCGACCCCGCCCTCGCCGAACTGCAGAATTTCTACGTCTTCGACCTCGGCGGCGGCAGCCTCGAGTGCCTCGCCTTCCAGAACCGCAAGATCCAGCAGGCGGTCAGTCTCCAGCTGGGCTGCGTGCGCCTGACCGAGAAGTTCATCAAGGATCCGGCCGCGCCCGTCCCGATGGAAACACTCGCCGAGATCGCCGCCCACGTGACCGCGACGGTCAAGGAAGCCGGGATCAATTTCAACCTGCCCGAGTCGGTGGCCATCGGCACCGGCGGCACTGTGACCACGGTCCGCGCCATCCTCGGAGCCCGTGAACAGCTCCGCGCCGAGGAAACCTCGCCCGCCGTCGGCACCGACCAGCTGCGCGAGCTGCTGACGACCTTGAGCGCCCTCTCCCTCGACCAGCGCAAGCGCGTGCCCGGCATGCCTTCGGCCCGCGCCGATGTCTTCCCCGCCGCTCTCACGACGGTGGTCGCCCTCGCCGAGTTGGGCGGCTTCGCCGGCTTCATCCACTCCTTCTACAACCTCCGCTGGGGCCTCGCCTCGGAGATGCTGGACCAGATGTGA
- the rsmI gene encoding 16S rRNA (cytidine(1402)-2'-O)-methyltransferase, which yields MTAPAANASLTPQPGHLYVVATPIGNLADLTERARAILGAVDLVACEDTRTTGSMLTRLGLHRELVAYHDHNETEAADRLADAIAAGKSVAVVSDAGTPGLSDPGFRLVRACRRRGLPVVPVPGASALVAVLSAAGLPTNGFLFAGFLPPKSAARLAFLNKYRDFDYTLALYESCHRIDKFAAEIVETLGPDRVVCIAKEVTKLHETFHLGLSADVLAKLTAGSLKGEFVVLIAPKDFTL from the coding sequence ATGACCGCCCCGGCCGCCAATGCGTCGCTGACGCCCCAGCCCGGCCACCTCTACGTGGTGGCCACGCCCATCGGCAACCTCGCCGATCTTACCGAGCGCGCCCGCGCCATTCTGGGCGCCGTGGACCTCGTCGCCTGCGAGGATACCCGCACGACCGGCTCCATGCTCACCCGCCTCGGCCTGCACCGCGAGCTCGTCGCCTACCATGACCACAACGAGACCGAGGCCGCCGACCGCCTGGCCGACGCCATCGCCGCCGGCAAATCCGTCGCCGTGGTCAGCGACGCCGGCACCCCCGGCCTGAGCGACCCCGGTTTCCGACTCGTCCGCGCCTGCCGCCGCCGCGGGTTGCCCGTCGTCCCCGTGCCCGGCGCCAGCGCCCTGGTCGCGGTGCTCTCCGCCGCCGGGCTGCCCACCAACGGTTTTCTGTTCGCCGGTTTCCTGCCGCCCAAGTCCGCCGCGCGCCTCGCCTTTCTCAACAAATACCGCGACTTCGACTACACGCTGGCGCTCTACGAGAGCTGCCACCGCATCGACAAGTTCGCCGCCGAGATCGTCGAAACCCTTGGCCCCGACCGCGTCGTCTGCATCGCCAAGGAAGTCACCAAGCTCCACGAGACCTTCCACCTCGGCCTCTCCGCCGACGTCCTGGCCAAACTCACCGCCGGCAGCCTCAAGGGCGAATTTGTCGTCCTCATCGCCCCGAAGGATTTCACACTTTAG
- a CDS encoding RluA family pseudouridine synthase: MTTSYTVPEGSRRERADKVLAAAFPEHSRAAFQRALEAGLVKADGKVIAQADDVRAGQVIEFSFPEVKPAELKAVDIPLEVVFEDKHLIVLNKPSGMVVHPGVGTGEDTMVHALLAHCEGELSGVGGVERPGIVHRLDKETTGLLVVAKNDAAHRALADQFASRSLQKEYVTLVSGVPKDPSGTINRAISRHPVHRHRMTVGEGGRPSRTDWEVVETFAGQAAYLRCRIHTGRTHQIRVHLKSIGHPVLGDETYGWKPNAALPVPPRVMLHAEHLVFAHPVSAKVLDLRAPLPKDFKLMLAGLRKL; encoded by the coding sequence GTGACCACCTCCTACACCGTTCCCGAAGGCTCCCGCCGCGAACGCGCCGACAAGGTGCTGGCGGCGGCCTTTCCCGAGCACAGCCGGGCGGCGTTTCAGCGAGCGTTGGAAGCGGGTTTGGTGAAGGCTGACGGCAAGGTCATCGCCCAGGCGGATGACGTGCGGGCGGGGCAGGTGATCGAGTTCTCTTTTCCGGAAGTGAAGCCGGCAGAACTCAAGGCCGTGGACATCCCGCTCGAGGTGGTTTTCGAGGACAAGCATCTCATCGTGCTCAACAAGCCGTCGGGCATGGTCGTGCATCCGGGCGTGGGCACGGGCGAGGATACGATGGTCCATGCGCTGCTGGCCCACTGCGAAGGCGAGTTGAGCGGCGTCGGTGGCGTGGAGAGGCCAGGCATCGTGCACCGGCTCGACAAGGAGACGACCGGCCTGCTGGTCGTGGCGAAAAACGACGCCGCGCACCGCGCGCTGGCCGACCAATTCGCGTCACGTTCGCTGCAAAAGGAATACGTCACGCTGGTCTCGGGTGTGCCGAAGGACCCCAGCGGCACGATCAACCGCGCCATCAGCCGCCACCCGGTGCACCGGCATCGGATGACCGTGGGCGAGGGCGGGCGTCCGTCGCGGACGGATTGGGAAGTGGTGGAGACTTTCGCCGGACAAGCGGCCTACCTGCGCTGCCGCATCCACACCGGGCGCACGCATCAGATCCGGGTTCACCTGAAGTCCATCGGGCACCCGGTGCTCGGCGATGAGACCTATGGTTGGAAACCGAATGCCGCGCTCCCCGTGCCACCGCGCGTGATGCTGCACGCGGAACATCTGGTGTTCGCGCATCCCGTCAGCGCCAAAGTGCTCGATCTGCGCGCGCCGCTGCCGAAGGACTTCAAGCTGATGCTGGCGGGGCTGCGGAAGCTTTAG